A single window of Gossypium arboreum isolate Shixiya-1 chromosome 13, ASM2569848v2, whole genome shotgun sequence DNA harbors:
- the LOC108464001 gene encoding E3 ubiquitin-protein ligase WAV3 isoform X4: MKQGGGHAIFTAECSHSFHFHCIASNVKHGNQICPVCRAKWKEIPMQSPSLDPPLGRAAVNPVGWPQNDALMTVVRRLPPPRRDLSRRHVVPLFQAPEPGVFNDDESLDHLPVVAESTNASDNSSLRTIEIKTYPEVLEAPRSSSYDNFTILLHLKAAATVANQSSSRNHASLPQLYQNPRAPVDLVTVLDISGSMAGTKLALLKRAMGFVIQNLGSNDRLSVIAFSSTARRLFPLRRMSDVGRQQALHAVNSLVANGGTNIAEGLKKGAKVMEDRREKNPVASIILLSDGQDTYTVTGAGANKSQPNYQLLVPLSMHGSDNTGFQIPVHAFGFGADHDASSMHSISEISGGTFSFIETEAVLQDAFAQCIGGLLSVVVQELQVGVECMNPSLCLGPLKAGSYPSRVAADGKTGVIEVGDLYADEERDFLVSVKVPAESSECETSLLKVKCVYRDPLTKEMTTLESDDVRIQRPEVAGQEVVSIEVDRQRNRFQAAEAMAEARTTAELGDLPGAVSILENCRRVLSETVSAKSHDRLCIVLDAELKEMQERMASRHVYEASGRAYILSGLSSHSWQRATARGDSTDGSSLVQAYQTPSMVEMLTRSQAMLLGSPSTQRLVQPVWSLGSQPKPR; this comes from the coding sequence ATGAAACAAGGAGGTGGCCATGCAATTTTCACGGCCGAGTGCTCTCATTCTTTCCATTTCCATTGCATTGCTTCAAATGTGAAGCATGGTAATCAAATTTGTCCGGTTTGTAGAGCAAAATGGAAAGAAATCCCCATGCAGAGTCCTAGTTTGGATCCTCCCCTTGGCAGGGCAGCCGTCAATCCCGTTGGTTGGCCACAAAATGATGCTTTGATGACCGTAGTCCGTCGATTACCTCCACCTCGTAGAGATTTAAGTCGGCGACATGTTGTACCGTTATTTCAGGCTCCTGAACCTGGTGTTTTCAATGATGATGAATCATTGGATCACCTACCTGTGGTTGCTGAGAGTACGAATGCCTCAGATAACTCATCCCTTAGAACAATAGAGATCAAAACATACCCAGAAGTTTTGGAGGCACCAAGGTCCAGTTCATATGATAATTTCACGATTCTTCTTCATCTTAAAGCTGCTGCCACAGTTGCAAATCAAAGTTCCAGCCGAAATCATGCTAGCTTGCCACAACTGTATCAAAACCCTCGTGCTCCTGTTGACCTAGTCACTGTGCTTGATATCAGTGGTAGCATGGCTGGCACCAAGCTTGCATTGTTAAAGCGGGCAATGGGGTTTGTAATACAAAACCTTGGCTCCAATGACAGACTTTCAGTCATTGCCTTCTCTTCAACAGCTCGTCGCCTCTTCCCCCTTCGTCGAATGTCTGACGTGGGGCGGCAGCAGGCACTCCATGCTGTTAACTCTCTGGTTGCAAATGGTGGTACCAACATAGCTGAAGGCCTGAAGAAAGGTGCCAAGGTAATGGAAGACAGGAGGGAAAAGAATCCAGTTGCCAGCATAATACTTTTATCGGATGGGCAAGATACTTATACTGTCACCGGTGCTGGTGCAAACAAGTCTCAACCAAATTACCAGTTGCTTGTCCCTCTGTCTATGCATGGGAGTGATAACACAGGATTCCAGATTCCAGTACATGCTTTTGGTTTTGGTGCAGATCATGATGCTTCATCAATGCATTCAATTTCAGAGATCTCGGGAGGGACATTTTCTTTTATTGAAACTGAAGCTGTACTCCAGGATGCATTTGCGCAATGCATTGGTGGTCTTTTAAGTGTTGTAGTTCAAGAGCTGCAAGTGGGTGTGGAGTGCATGAATCCAAGTCTTTGCCTTGGCCCGCTTAAAGCAGGCAGTTATCCAAGCCGAGTAGCAGCTGATGGAAAAACTGGAGTTATTGAGGTTGGAGATCTCTATGCTGATGAAGAGAGGGATTTTTTGGTGTCGGTTAAAGTACCAGCTGAGTCTTCTGAATGTGAAACCTCGTTGCTaaaggtgaaatgtgtttatagGGATCCCTTAACTAAAGAAATGACCACTTTGGAGAGTGACGATGTTAGGATTCAAAGGCCTGAAGTAGCTGGGCAGGAAGTAGTGTCAATTGAAGTAGACAGGCAACGCAACAGGTTCCAAGCAGCTGAGGCAATGGCAGAGGCGAGAACGACAGCTGAACTAGGAGATCTACCAGGTGCTGTTTCAATCCTTGAAAATTGTAGAAGGGTGCTCTCCGAGACTGTTTCAGCCAAATCTCATGACCGACTTTGTATTGTGTTGGATGCTGAACTCAAGGAGATGCAAGAGAGGATGGCAAGCAGACATGTGTACGAGGCATCTGGGAGAGCATATATCCTCTCAGGACTGAGCTCACACTCATGGCAAAGAGCAACTGCAAGAGGTGACTCCACTGATGGTTCAAGTCTGGTTCAAGCTTATCAAACTCCATCAATGGTTGAGATGCTTACTCGATCTCAAGCAATGTTACTAGGTAGTCCATCAACTCAAAGGCTTGTCCAACCAGTATGGTCACTTGGATCACAACCAAAGCCAAGGTAA
- the LOC108463445 gene encoding dehydration-responsive element-binding protein 2A-like produces the protein MGFSENQNPNVGIPLFSDSSRKRKRRNGLSVADTLKQWSENSDTKKALKPPAKGSKKGCMKGKGGPQNQDCIYRGVRQRTWGKWVAEIRVPNKGKRLWLGTFPTAFQAALAYDEAAKTMYGEKAILNMPHSSDPTTTTSACSESTTATASDVNAEVREEAKVAAEEDESMNEMDYSWLNGLEFKDDIALNCGGNNNISVWDGGWLFNEDECFSIDELLG, from the coding sequence ATGGGTTTTTCCGAGAATCAAAATCCGAATGTGGGTATTCCTCTGTTCTCGGATTCTTCTAGAAAAAGGAAGAGGCGAAATGGTTTATCAGTAGCTGACACATTGAAACAATGGAGTGAAAATTCCGATACCAAAAAAGCCCTTAAACCCCCTGCAAAGGGTTCAAAAAAGGGTTGTATGAAAGGCAAAGGAGGTCCTCAAAATCAAGATTGTATTTACAGAGGTGTTCGACAAAGGACTTGGGGTAAATGGGTAGCTGAAATTCGAGTTCCTAATAAAGGAAAACGACTCTGGCTCGGTACTTTCCCCACTGCTTTCCAAGCTGCTTTAGCTTATGATGAAGCTGCTAAGACCATGTATGGTGAAAAAGCTATCTTAAACATGCCACACAGTTCCGATCCTACTACTACCACATCAGCTTGTTCGGAGTCTACTACGGCTACGGCAAGTGATGTAAACGCTGAGGTGAGGGAGGAGGCGAAAGTAGCAGCAGAAGAAGATGAGAGCATGAACGAGATGGATTATAGTTGGCTTAATGGATTGGAGTTTAAGGATGACATTGCATTGAATTGTGGAGGGAATAACAACATTAGTGTGTGGGATGGTGGATGGCTTTTTAACGAGGATGAGTGTTTTAGTATAGATGAGCTTCTTGGTTGA
- the LOC108464001 gene encoding E3 ubiquitin-protein ligase WAV3 isoform X1 — translation MGSKWRKAKLALGLNLCAYLPRTLDDDDDGYSSLPSTERLSDAALLSPLSSVNMAASGPMTPLPSANGLRLSKSLSRSASKSSKQTCSICLTKMKQGGGHAIFTAECSHSFHFHCIASNVKHGNQICPVCRAKWKEIPMQSPSLDPPLGRAAVNPVGWPQNDALMTVVRRLPPPRRDLSRRHVVPLFQAPEPGVFNDDESLDHLPVVAESTNASDNSSLRTIEIKTYPEVLEAPRSSSYDNFTILLHLKAAATVANQSSSRNHASLPQLYQNPRAPVDLVTVLDISGSMAGTKLALLKRAMGFVIQNLGSNDRLSVIAFSSTARRLFPLRRMSDVGRQQALHAVNSLVANGGTNIAEGLKKGAKVMEDRREKNPVASIILLSDGQDTYTVTGAGANKSQPNYQLLVPLSMHGSDNTGFQIPVHAFGFGADHDASSMHSISEISGGTFSFIETEAVLQDAFAQCIGGLLSVVVQELQVGVECMNPSLCLGPLKAGSYPSRVAADGKTGVIEVGDLYADEERDFLVSVKVPAESSECETSLLKVKCVYRDPLTKEMTTLESDDVRIQRPEVAGQEVVSIEVDRQRNRFQAAEAMAEARTTAELGDLPGAVSILENCRRVLSETVSAKSHDRLCIVLDAELKEMQERMASRHVYEASGRAYILSGLSSHSWQRATARGDSTDGSSLVQAYQTPSMVEMLTRSQAMLLGSPSTQRLVQPVWSLGSQPKPR, via the exons ATGGGTAGTAAATGGAGAAAAGCAAAGTTGGCTTTGGGTTTGAATCTTTGTGCTTATTTGCCTAGAACTTTAGATGATGACGATGATGGTTATTCTTCACTTCCTTCTACTGAGAGGTTATCTGATGCTGCTTTGTTATCTCCTTTAAGCTCGGTAAACATGGCAGCTTCTGGGCCAATGACTCCTTTGCCTTCTGCAAATGGTTTAAGGTTGTCTAAAAGTTTGTCTAGAAGTGCAAGCAAATCATCCAAG caaacatgttcAATATGTTTGACGAAGATGAAACAAGGAGGTGGCCATGCAATTTTCACGGCCGAGTGCTCTCATTCTTTCCATTTCCATTGCATTGCTTCAAATGTGAAGCATGGTAATCAAATTTGTCCGGTTTGTAGAGCAAAATGGAAAGAAATCCCCATGCAGAGTCCTAGTTTGGATCCTCCCCTTGGCAGGGCAGCCGTCAATCCCGTTGGTTGGCCACAAAATGATGCTTTGATGACCGTAGTCCGTCGATTACCTCCACCTCGTAGAGATTTAAGTCGGCGACATGTTGTACCGTTATTTCAGGCTCCTGAACCTGGTGTTTTCAATGATGATGAATCATTGGATCACCTACCTGTGGTTGCTGAGAGTACGAATGCCTCAGATAACTCATCCCTTAGAACAATAGAGATCAAAACATACCCAGAAGTTTTGGAGGCACCAAGGTCCAGTTCATATGATAATTTCACGATTCTTCTTCATCTTAAAGCTGCTGCCACAGTTGCAAATCAAAGTTCCAGCCGAAATCATGCTAGCTTGCCACAACTGTATCAAAACCCTCGTGCTCCTGTTGACCTAGTCACTGTGCTTGATATCAGTGGTAGCATGGCTGGCACCAAGCTTGCATTGTTAAAGCGGGCAATGGGGTTTGTAATACAAAACCTTGGCTCCAATGACAGACTTTCAGTCATTGCCTTCTCTTCAACAGCTCGTCGCCTCTTCCCCCTTCGTCGAATGTCTGACGTGGGGCGGCAGCAGGCACTCCATGCTGTTAACTCTCTGGTTGCAAATGGTGGTACCAACATAGCTGAAGGCCTGAAGAAAGGTGCCAAGGTAATGGAAGACAGGAGGGAAAAGAATCCAGTTGCCAGCATAATACTTTTATCGGATGGGCAAGATACTTATACTGTCACCGGTGCTGGTGCAAACAAGTCTCAACCAAATTACCAGTTGCTTGTCCCTCTGTCTATGCATGGGAGTGATAACACAGGATTCCAGATTCCAGTACATGCTTTTGGTTTTGGTGCAGATCATGATGCTTCATCAATGCATTCAATTTCAGAGATCTCGGGAGGGACATTTTCTTTTATTGAAACTGAAGCTGTACTCCAGGATGCATTTGCGCAATGCATTGGTGGTCTTTTAAGTGTTGTAGTTCAAGAGCTGCAAGTGGGTGTGGAGTGCATGAATCCAAGTCTTTGCCTTGGCCCGCTTAAAGCAGGCAGTTATCCAAGCCGAGTAGCAGCTGATGGAAAAACTGGAGTTATTGAGGTTGGAGATCTCTATGCTGATGAAGAGAGGGATTTTTTGGTGTCGGTTAAAGTACCAGCTGAGTCTTCTGAATGTGAAACCTCGTTGCTaaaggtgaaatgtgtttatagGGATCCCTTAACTAAAGAAATGACCACTTTGGAGAGTGACGATGTTAGGATTCAAAGGCCTGAAGTAGCTGGGCAGGAAGTAGTGTCAATTGAAGTAGACAGGCAACGCAACAGGTTCCAAGCAGCTGAGGCAATGGCAGAGGCGAGAACGACAGCTGAACTAGGAGATCTACCAGGTGCTGTTTCAATCCTTGAAAATTGTAGAAGGGTGCTCTCCGAGACTGTTTCAGCCAAATCTCATGACCGACTTTGTATTGTGTTGGATGCTGAACTCAAGGAGATGCAAGAGAGGATGGCAAGCAGACATGTGTACGAGGCATCTGGGAGAGCATATATCCTCTCAGGACTGAGCTCACACTCATGGCAAAGAGCAACTGCAAGAGGTGACTCCACTGATGGTTCAAGTCTGGTTCAAGCTTATCAAACTCCATCAATGGTTGAGATGCTTACTCGATCTCAAGCAATGTTACTAGGTAGTCCATCAACTCAAAGGCTTGTCCAACCAGTATGGTCACTTGGATCACAACCAAAGCCAAGGTAA
- the LOC108464001 gene encoding E3 ubiquitin-protein ligase WAV3 isoform X3, translated as MQTCSICLTKMKQGGGHAIFTAECSHSFHFHCIASNVKHGNQICPVCRAKWKEIPMQSPSLDPPLGRAAVNPVGWPQNDALMTVVRRLPPPRRDLSRRHVVPLFQAPEPGVFNDDESLDHLPVVAESTNASDNSSLRTIEIKTYPEVLEAPRSSSYDNFTILLHLKAAATVANQSSSRNHASLPQLYQNPRAPVDLVTVLDISGSMAGTKLALLKRAMGFVIQNLGSNDRLSVIAFSSTARRLFPLRRMSDVGRQQALHAVNSLVANGGTNIAEGLKKGAKVMEDRREKNPVASIILLSDGQDTYTVTGAGANKSQPNYQLLVPLSMHGSDNTGFQIPVHAFGFGADHDASSMHSISEISGGTFSFIETEAVLQDAFAQCIGGLLSVVVQELQVGVECMNPSLCLGPLKAGSYPSRVAADGKTGVIEVGDLYADEERDFLVSVKVPAESSECETSLLKVKCVYRDPLTKEMTTLESDDVRIQRPEVAGQEVVSIEVDRQRNRFQAAEAMAEARTTAELGDLPGAVSILENCRRVLSETVSAKSHDRLCIVLDAELKEMQERMASRHVYEASGRAYILSGLSSHSWQRATARGDSTDGSSLVQAYQTPSMVEMLTRSQAMLLGSPSTQRLVQPVWSLGSQPKPR; from the exons ATG caaacatgttcAATATGTTTGACGAAGATGAAACAAGGAGGTGGCCATGCAATTTTCACGGCCGAGTGCTCTCATTCTTTCCATTTCCATTGCATTGCTTCAAATGTGAAGCATGGTAATCAAATTTGTCCGGTTTGTAGAGCAAAATGGAAAGAAATCCCCATGCAGAGTCCTAGTTTGGATCCTCCCCTTGGCAGGGCAGCCGTCAATCCCGTTGGTTGGCCACAAAATGATGCTTTGATGACCGTAGTCCGTCGATTACCTCCACCTCGTAGAGATTTAAGTCGGCGACATGTTGTACCGTTATTTCAGGCTCCTGAACCTGGTGTTTTCAATGATGATGAATCATTGGATCACCTACCTGTGGTTGCTGAGAGTACGAATGCCTCAGATAACTCATCCCTTAGAACAATAGAGATCAAAACATACCCAGAAGTTTTGGAGGCACCAAGGTCCAGTTCATATGATAATTTCACGATTCTTCTTCATCTTAAAGCTGCTGCCACAGTTGCAAATCAAAGTTCCAGCCGAAATCATGCTAGCTTGCCACAACTGTATCAAAACCCTCGTGCTCCTGTTGACCTAGTCACTGTGCTTGATATCAGTGGTAGCATGGCTGGCACCAAGCTTGCATTGTTAAAGCGGGCAATGGGGTTTGTAATACAAAACCTTGGCTCCAATGACAGACTTTCAGTCATTGCCTTCTCTTCAACAGCTCGTCGCCTCTTCCCCCTTCGTCGAATGTCTGACGTGGGGCGGCAGCAGGCACTCCATGCTGTTAACTCTCTGGTTGCAAATGGTGGTACCAACATAGCTGAAGGCCTGAAGAAAGGTGCCAAGGTAATGGAAGACAGGAGGGAAAAGAATCCAGTTGCCAGCATAATACTTTTATCGGATGGGCAAGATACTTATACTGTCACCGGTGCTGGTGCAAACAAGTCTCAACCAAATTACCAGTTGCTTGTCCCTCTGTCTATGCATGGGAGTGATAACACAGGATTCCAGATTCCAGTACATGCTTTTGGTTTTGGTGCAGATCATGATGCTTCATCAATGCATTCAATTTCAGAGATCTCGGGAGGGACATTTTCTTTTATTGAAACTGAAGCTGTACTCCAGGATGCATTTGCGCAATGCATTGGTGGTCTTTTAAGTGTTGTAGTTCAAGAGCTGCAAGTGGGTGTGGAGTGCATGAATCCAAGTCTTTGCCTTGGCCCGCTTAAAGCAGGCAGTTATCCAAGCCGAGTAGCAGCTGATGGAAAAACTGGAGTTATTGAGGTTGGAGATCTCTATGCTGATGAAGAGAGGGATTTTTTGGTGTCGGTTAAAGTACCAGCTGAGTCTTCTGAATGTGAAACCTCGTTGCTaaaggtgaaatgtgtttatagGGATCCCTTAACTAAAGAAATGACCACTTTGGAGAGTGACGATGTTAGGATTCAAAGGCCTGAAGTAGCTGGGCAGGAAGTAGTGTCAATTGAAGTAGACAGGCAACGCAACAGGTTCCAAGCAGCTGAGGCAATGGCAGAGGCGAGAACGACAGCTGAACTAGGAGATCTACCAGGTGCTGTTTCAATCCTTGAAAATTGTAGAAGGGTGCTCTCCGAGACTGTTTCAGCCAAATCTCATGACCGACTTTGTATTGTGTTGGATGCTGAACTCAAGGAGATGCAAGAGAGGATGGCAAGCAGACATGTGTACGAGGCATCTGGGAGAGCATATATCCTCTCAGGACTGAGCTCACACTCATGGCAAAGAGCAACTGCAAGAGGTGACTCCACTGATGGTTCAAGTCTGGTTCAAGCTTATCAAACTCCATCAATGGTTGAGATGCTTACTCGATCTCAAGCAATGTTACTAGGTAGTCCATCAACTCAAAGGCTTGTCCAACCAGTATGGTCACTTGGATCACAACCAAAGCCAAGGTAA
- the LOC108464001 gene encoding E3 ubiquitin-protein ligase WAV3 isoform X2 codes for MYFPFESDRQTCSICLTKMKQGGGHAIFTAECSHSFHFHCIASNVKHGNQICPVCRAKWKEIPMQSPSLDPPLGRAAVNPVGWPQNDALMTVVRRLPPPRRDLSRRHVVPLFQAPEPGVFNDDESLDHLPVVAESTNASDNSSLRTIEIKTYPEVLEAPRSSSYDNFTILLHLKAAATVANQSSSRNHASLPQLYQNPRAPVDLVTVLDISGSMAGTKLALLKRAMGFVIQNLGSNDRLSVIAFSSTARRLFPLRRMSDVGRQQALHAVNSLVANGGTNIAEGLKKGAKVMEDRREKNPVASIILLSDGQDTYTVTGAGANKSQPNYQLLVPLSMHGSDNTGFQIPVHAFGFGADHDASSMHSISEISGGTFSFIETEAVLQDAFAQCIGGLLSVVVQELQVGVECMNPSLCLGPLKAGSYPSRVAADGKTGVIEVGDLYADEERDFLVSVKVPAESSECETSLLKVKCVYRDPLTKEMTTLESDDVRIQRPEVAGQEVVSIEVDRQRNRFQAAEAMAEARTTAELGDLPGAVSILENCRRVLSETVSAKSHDRLCIVLDAELKEMQERMASRHVYEASGRAYILSGLSSHSWQRATARGDSTDGSSLVQAYQTPSMVEMLTRSQAMLLGSPSTQRLVQPVWSLGSQPKPR; via the exons ATGTATTTTCCCTTCGAAAGTGATAGG caaacatgttcAATATGTTTGACGAAGATGAAACAAGGAGGTGGCCATGCAATTTTCACGGCCGAGTGCTCTCATTCTTTCCATTTCCATTGCATTGCTTCAAATGTGAAGCATGGTAATCAAATTTGTCCGGTTTGTAGAGCAAAATGGAAAGAAATCCCCATGCAGAGTCCTAGTTTGGATCCTCCCCTTGGCAGGGCAGCCGTCAATCCCGTTGGTTGGCCACAAAATGATGCTTTGATGACCGTAGTCCGTCGATTACCTCCACCTCGTAGAGATTTAAGTCGGCGACATGTTGTACCGTTATTTCAGGCTCCTGAACCTGGTGTTTTCAATGATGATGAATCATTGGATCACCTACCTGTGGTTGCTGAGAGTACGAATGCCTCAGATAACTCATCCCTTAGAACAATAGAGATCAAAACATACCCAGAAGTTTTGGAGGCACCAAGGTCCAGTTCATATGATAATTTCACGATTCTTCTTCATCTTAAAGCTGCTGCCACAGTTGCAAATCAAAGTTCCAGCCGAAATCATGCTAGCTTGCCACAACTGTATCAAAACCCTCGTGCTCCTGTTGACCTAGTCACTGTGCTTGATATCAGTGGTAGCATGGCTGGCACCAAGCTTGCATTGTTAAAGCGGGCAATGGGGTTTGTAATACAAAACCTTGGCTCCAATGACAGACTTTCAGTCATTGCCTTCTCTTCAACAGCTCGTCGCCTCTTCCCCCTTCGTCGAATGTCTGACGTGGGGCGGCAGCAGGCACTCCATGCTGTTAACTCTCTGGTTGCAAATGGTGGTACCAACATAGCTGAAGGCCTGAAGAAAGGTGCCAAGGTAATGGAAGACAGGAGGGAAAAGAATCCAGTTGCCAGCATAATACTTTTATCGGATGGGCAAGATACTTATACTGTCACCGGTGCTGGTGCAAACAAGTCTCAACCAAATTACCAGTTGCTTGTCCCTCTGTCTATGCATGGGAGTGATAACACAGGATTCCAGATTCCAGTACATGCTTTTGGTTTTGGTGCAGATCATGATGCTTCATCAATGCATTCAATTTCAGAGATCTCGGGAGGGACATTTTCTTTTATTGAAACTGAAGCTGTACTCCAGGATGCATTTGCGCAATGCATTGGTGGTCTTTTAAGTGTTGTAGTTCAAGAGCTGCAAGTGGGTGTGGAGTGCATGAATCCAAGTCTTTGCCTTGGCCCGCTTAAAGCAGGCAGTTATCCAAGCCGAGTAGCAGCTGATGGAAAAACTGGAGTTATTGAGGTTGGAGATCTCTATGCTGATGAAGAGAGGGATTTTTTGGTGTCGGTTAAAGTACCAGCTGAGTCTTCTGAATGTGAAACCTCGTTGCTaaaggtgaaatgtgtttatagGGATCCCTTAACTAAAGAAATGACCACTTTGGAGAGTGACGATGTTAGGATTCAAAGGCCTGAAGTAGCTGGGCAGGAAGTAGTGTCAATTGAAGTAGACAGGCAACGCAACAGGTTCCAAGCAGCTGAGGCAATGGCAGAGGCGAGAACGACAGCTGAACTAGGAGATCTACCAGGTGCTGTTTCAATCCTTGAAAATTGTAGAAGGGTGCTCTCCGAGACTGTTTCAGCCAAATCTCATGACCGACTTTGTATTGTGTTGGATGCTGAACTCAAGGAGATGCAAGAGAGGATGGCAAGCAGACATGTGTACGAGGCATCTGGGAGAGCATATATCCTCTCAGGACTGAGCTCACACTCATGGCAAAGAGCAACTGCAAGAGGTGACTCCACTGATGGTTCAAGTCTGGTTCAAGCTTATCAAACTCCATCAATGGTTGAGATGCTTACTCGATCTCAAGCAATGTTACTAGGTAGTCCATCAACTCAAAGGCTTGTCCAACCAGTATGGTCACTTGGATCACAACCAAAGCCAAGGTAA